The genomic DNA AGTATCTCCTTACCCCTTTTGACTGTTCTTGCAACCTTATAACAGCAGACCCCAGGACAGGGATGCTGGCATAAACTGGAGCTCCATCTAAGAGGACCCAGTCCCTTCTCTTTCCCTAACTCTCCGTTGCTCAGTCAGCAGCAGTTCTCAGCCTACATTAAACAATATCAACTCACCAAAACACTattgtttttctagatttttccacATACATAGATGGTTTTTAATGAAACTAAACTAAAACAGTTAACCCCAACTGGGGAAAAACCTGTCAAGATCAACACTTAAAAGAGGTGATGGTGGTTTCTGAACTGCTGGAAGCTGGACTCCCTGCTCCTTTTTCGGGGACTCTACAGCCAGCCACTCActcacctcctttcttctccactcGCCTTCCCCTCTGCCTTGTTTCCACCCTAATAATGGGGACACAGAAGATTCTGTAGAGCACAGGTGGAGCCTTCTCTAAAGGAGGCAGAAGGGTCTTGGTTAAACATCACCCATCCGTACCCATCCATCGAGTTTTTTCCTCTTCAACTCCTACTGCTTTTTGTCTCAGTTCTCACACACTCAGTTCTTCATCTTCTGTATTCTTCACAGTTTCTCACTAGGATTTTTCACTTTTGGCAACAAAAAGTGAGTTATTAGGACTCCAGGTTCAGGGAGAAGTCTTTGATACAAACCCTGTGTgccaagaaggaaggagaggggagagactgTGAAAAAGCCTCTTCCCACACTTGTTCCTTAGAGCTTCTCCGTGAGACCAAGACATTTCATGTTAACATGTTTTAGCTGAGGAAGTAACATATGCAtaattgaaaaaatcaaatactaaAGAAAGATATACGATCAGCCCCTCTCCCTACATTCATCTCAACATTTCCCTACTTCTCAGAGGCAAGCACTTGACAATATTACTGACATGCAGTGTTTTGCTCACCTGTTCCAATTAACACGTCTGCTCTGTCTTCCCACCCGTACTGGCGCATACAGATTTACCTCAATCATACGGACCTACTTTGTATTCCATTGCAGAGATGCGCCATAATTGAAAGAAATCGTTCTCTACAACTGGACCTTTCCTtgattgtgaatattttaaatatgcagcATATTTCCAGTGATATATTCTTTTCGGGAACATCTTCCTTGACACTTTAAGTTCTCCATGGAGTTAATTGAAATTTGAGATTTTGCAACAGTGTCATTCACAATTTGAAGAAACCAACATTtcctcttattattttaaatttctttactcTTATCCTTTAATCTTACttgatattcattattattatctttgtaaATCCAAATCTTTGATCATAGTTTATAAACTAGTAAACCAAATTTGAGTTCGGGGGAACCGGGCTCGTGATGAAGCAAAGTCTTAGTGGCCATTGACAACGAAGCTCTAgcacacattaaaatcacctttaaaataatttgagtcGATAGGAAAACATACTCAACTTCCCCAAATTCCTAATAGGCGTAGGTTTTAAGAACCCTGGAAGGAAAACTAGGACCTTTAATAGCCTTCTGGTgtcagatgatgatgatggtgataacaCCCATGACGATGACAACAGTGACAACAAAACTGGTCACTTTTAGGTTCTCAGAGTTCAAATAATcttccataagaaaaaaatatgttttagtgtGTGAATCAGTGAATACTTAAAATTTTGCGAGAGGTTTAGAAAATTCATGctaagaaaaggggaaaatgatcTGTATAAAGGTTACTTGGAAGGTCATAGGAAAGTCATTTAACATGTGACACTCCTCTGTCAGGGAAAGGGCCCGATCTTTTCCTGCTGCTTTATACTTCCCTAGGAAGAACTTTTACAAACATTCAAAAATCTTAGATAATAACTGGGTCAGATTTTCAGACACATTACTTAACCTGAACAATATGTTCATAAATTATAACATGTGGAAAGATATTCTCTAAGATTAAGGGTATTATTTTTTagaatctaattttttaaaatattttttaaaattttaatttaatttttttcttttttgaggcagattagccttgagctaacatctgccaccaatcctcctcttttttctgaggaagactggccctgagctcacatccatgccgatcttcctttacttcttatatgtgggacgcctaccgcagagtggcttgccaagcagtgccatgtccacacccgtgatccgaaccggcgaacctcgggccgctgaagtagaatgtgtgagcttcaccactgtgccaccgggctggcccagatTAACGGTATTGACTGTCTAACTTTACTTGTTAATTTTGGCATCTAAAGTTGTTGCACATACTGCATACTTGCGCATGGGGGACACTTAAAGATAAATGAATCTTAATTTGATTTTACTCTGTTGGCTGGGTGTTGGGGCCAGCACTGACACTGCGCTAGAATCTAGCAGTCATATTCCAAGCAGGGTCATACCATTAGTCTGAGTTCTCACGAAGACTACAGAGAGTAATGTTGGAGAACTAGCTCACTTGAAGATGCTGGCCAGGAATTTTCAGATTCACAGTGTGGATGTATATTTCCTTTCAAGAGTTCTTTTGCTTTCTGCTCCGAGAAATGTTTTGTGGTTTCCGAAACCCACTCCTGTCCCTGATAAGGAGAGTGCTGAGAAACAACGTACtacagttaaaacaaaaacaaagaaaaccaagcaaaCCCCATAACCATTGGTTTTCCAGTGTGTTTCACATGAGAATGTCTCACTCATTTCTTAAAAGCCAAAGTAAATTGGTGTTATAGATTTTCAGGAGTGAAAAGgtctttcaaatattatttagtcTACTTTCAGAGAAAATTCTTGAATCCTCTCCACACCGTGAGCATGTTACTCTGTTTCCACTAAGGGCTGTACTTCTGAGCAATGTCTTCTTCAAACAAAGCTGGGTATAAAGGGCTGGGCAATCTTCAACAGACTCAGAACTAGAACCATCCAGTGCTCCAGAGCTGGTGGAGGTGGGTTTCAGGGTACTAGACTCAGCTGCAGGTGCTGAGCGCACATCAGGCTGGCAGGCCGAACCCGGACTCTCACGGTTATGGAACACTGGAACAAGTGCGGGATGGTCATCAGTCCCTGGTAGACCCTTGATTGGGGGAGCACAGTGGTGGCAAACCCACGAGGTGGTGTTTAGAGACACAAGCTCTCAGGATAATGGGTCAGGATGCAGCTCAGGCTGTAATGAGTTTCAGGGAGGTGATCGTTAACTACACACTCTGGTCTATCAAGCCCCTAAACCTGACCTTCCACCTGCAGCTCTGCCCTCATGATGTGCCACCACCCTCAATGGTCCCATCACTGTGACTTTCTTTCCAACTACAGAATACCTTTGCACCCCAGAACCTTGGTCACTCAGACTTCTGATTAAATGTCCTCTCCTCATAGAGGCTTTCTCAGGACACTGTGTTTCACATGATTCCATTTTCATTCTCTGCGTAACCTTGAGGACCCTCCCATCATTATCTACATCCTCTCCACTATAACGTAAGCTCAGTGAAAGGAGGCTGTCTGTTTGTCTTGCTCCTTATTGTATCCAGTAATCCAGGCACTTTTATAGGTACCTAGCATATTCTCGGTGCTTACTAAACActtaaatgaatgattgaatgatcAAATGAATTAACTAATAAATTGGTTAACAAATCAATTACTCTAGCTGGGATAGGGGACTGATTAGATCAAAGTTTCTGTGACTAAACATATTTGAAACCACATCCTTGACTAAATAGCAGAGcttgggagaagaggaaggccaTCACCGGACGCAAACCTCTCAATAAATGAAGGGAATGGAAACAGATGGCAGGAGGGAGGTTGGGGAGGAGGTTGTGCTGAATAGCTTGAGCCTCAGTGGAGAACAATCTATTAGAGGGTGGGGGAAAAGCCCAGATTCACACATAGTAATGGGAGAATGCCAGACTCCCTCCTGTTTTGAGAAATGTGAGAGAAGAAACGAACCTCACTCAACAGGATGAAAGGGTACACTGTAGTTAGGTTACAGTTAAGGGAGATTTGGATAGAGCCATGTGCAAGGTTGTGGGTATAGTGGGATCTGTTCCTGATGGATATGGAAAGTGTGGAGGGAGAGGCAACATCTtagaggagtggggtgggggtgaagaagagtccagcaggaagaggagcagggTCACCCGAGGGACTACTTAGCAGAACTGATTTGCCTCAAACATGAAACTTCACTGCAAGTTCCCTGGGAGCCTGGCAGTACGTGGTCTAATCTCAGAGAAGACGGCCTCAACTGTCCTGCATGACCATGGGGTCCCTGATCTGGGGATGGCTTCGTAACACTCACACAGAGAGAATAGCTAATCATCAAAATGCTGTGGAGGTTGGTTTTCTGCAGGCACTGGTGCAGGAGGTTGCCAAGAAGGCAAGTTGGACCAAGAGAAGAATAATACATGTCTCGCCCCTCCTCTCACACTGACTCAGTTCCGTGGGCCACTTATTCTTCCCAGATAAAAAAGGCCAAGCTTGTGGATGAGCACCAACAGCATCCAGTTCACTGTGACCTGCCCACCCAGAATCCATATCCAGAGATCCTCCTTGTAATGAGGCAGACAGCTAAGGGCACACTGATTCTCTTAAAGTAGTAGAGGATTGTAGAGTCACTAACTACAATCCTTGGTCTAAAATTGAACATTCATTGGGATTCTTAACTTATGTACAGCACAGTTATTTGTTGCCTATTCCCAAAGTTGCAACATAAGAGGTAATCCCTCACGCTGAGTACTCACTTAATAAGCTCACACCATGTGTCAAGGTGCTTTACATAAGCTATTCAATGCACTCGTCTCAACAGCCCTGAAGAGGCAGCACTACAATCTTGCTTCCACAGATGAGCACACTGAGTCTTAGTGGGGCTAACTTGGCAGACACACGCACAGACACTCTGCACCTGACTCCGATGCCTGTGCTGTTTCAAGTGCACCTCTCCTCACTCTGGAGCCACACAGAGTAAGGCTCAGTTTCACACAAGAGGTTACAGTTTGTGACAGAGCGATGCTGTTTTGAGAAAACCGAAGGTGGAGGAAACAATATGGCAGTTAGAGGTAGCTGTAGTTTGAAATTTTGGGGTTTAATTGGTACATTTTGAACAACCATACTCCCCTCACTCATTAGCTTGGTGGTCACTGGGTAAGAATTTGACACTCCTCCAGCTACGGACAGTATCATGACACacctggaggaggaaaagaggcagAAGGCAATACAATATATTCAGTCTAGCATCCTGTGGGAGAATTAGGCTGGTGGTTCTGTCCAGAAGGGGGACAGGAAGGGGACAGAACATCATGGACGTCCTAGAACTTGTTTTGGGCATTGTTTGGTCTTACTAGGAGTTGGCTTAGGAACTGGGGCGGCTGCGATAGAGGAAAATCTGGCTGTTCCCCAGTTTGGCCAGGTCAGAAGTATTGTTTCCACTGGGTGGCTGCATTGGGTCAGGAAGGGCAAGGGAATTGTTCTAGTTGTTTGTCAGTCAATTGAGGAGACAAAGGCCACCAGTgccacttcctcaggaaaagggTGGGTACTGGGGAGGTTAGTGGTGCCTGTGCCTGGGTCTGCTTGTCAGCCAGAGGTGTTTTGGTTGAAATAAGAAAGCGAAAGCTCACAAAAGCCAGAAAGCCCTTCTGTTCCCAAAGCTGCTTCTTAGCAGAGTGGAAAGCCCCAGCCCCGAGTCCACCCAAACCATTCGAAGCGCAGGGCAGCGAAGAAGCAGAAAGATCCCGACATGGCCACGACATCCTGGGGTAAGACCATGACGAAGCTTTGGACGGTGCTAGCAAAGTTCCTCGAGCACCACAGGAACTTGGGCTGCGGGCTGGCGTCCCTGCTGACAGCGAGTGGGGAGCTCATCTTCTCCACCGTGGTGTTCCAGTGTCCCTGCAGCGCCGCCTGGAACCTGCCCTACAGCCTGGTCTTCCTGCTGCTGCCGGCGCTGGTGTTCTATCTCCTGGGCTGCGTGCTGAGGACGCGCTCCTTGTGCCTGCTGTGCAGCTGCTGTCGCACACGGAACGCCGGCATTAACCGCTGCGACCTATGCGACGAGTGCTGCAGGGTCAGCGGGCCCGCCTTGGTCTCGTCTGTCACCTGGGTGGCCGTGGCGCTGCTCGGGGGCGCCGTCTACGAGTGCTGCGCCAGCGGGTCGACCTTCAAGGCGGATAGGCTCTGCGTTGGCCGCAACTCCGACTGTGCGGCCCAGCTGCCGCTGGTGCCCTGCCGAGAGGCACAGGACCCCTTGGTGCAGGACCTCCAGAAGGTGCTCAGAGCCGAATCTCAGGTCAGGAGCTGGCGCTGGGTGCGGTTGGGAGGAGAGGGGCGGGGCGGACGGTGTGGGGTCGAATTTGGTGCCCTTTCTCCAGACAAATGACATCCAAGACAAACTGGAGAGGCGATTTGCATCTAATGAGCCGATAGGCGAATACTGAAATAAAACGAATGAA from Equus quagga isolate Etosha38 unplaced genomic scaffold, UCLA_HA_Equagga_1.0 202311_RagTag, whole genome shotgun sequence includes the following:
- the LOC124233407 gene encoding calcium homeostasis modulator protein 6-like, coding for MATTSWGKTMTKLWTVLAKFLEHHRNLGCGLASLLTASGELIFSTVVFQCPCSAAWNLPYSLVFLLLPALVFYLLGCVLRTRSLCLLCSCCRTRNAGINRCDLCDECCRVSGPALVSSVTWVAVALLGGAVYECCASGSTFKADRLCVGRNSDCAAQLPLVPCREAQDPLVQDLQKVLRAESQVVGWSLIAVVMFFLLIFTCVFHCQAGDSSPQLKFRKIYLKEEHQCLRTQVTERATKLAEENVRCFFEGSRPTGCNIPSKKDWEEISSPYPFNPEDEYLSALHRFVNKEEN